TCACTAATACGTTGAGCGACACACATCGTTGGAGCAAGCTGCTCGATGGCGATGGCCCATCGGAACCCCCGGCATCACCTCTGCCACTGCTGGAAGCTGTAGTCATGGCCAAGAGATCATCTGCCGCCCCTGCTGGCGGGCCGGCCACAGGAGATCGACAGACGGGGCAGTTGCTATGCGCTGAGAACCACTGGTCGATACATGGGACGTGGAACGCATGCCGGCAGGCGGGCAACAAGCGCACCGCCTCACAGTCCGCCAGTTCGCCTAAGCACACAGCACACTCACTCTGGTCAACGCGGAAGAGCCGGTTCCCCTTGGAGGAGTAGGAGAGGACTGGGATGGCCCTGAGGACCTTCTCCTCGACACCGCCGGTTCTAGCTACAGAGTTCTGTCGTTCCCCAGGCGGATTATTTGCTGGGAGCTGCCGCCGCCGGGCGCAACAGTGGACACAGAGGACGTGGTAGGCGACGATGGCGAATGAGGTGGCAACGATGCCAGTCATGGAGAGAAGGAAGGGAGTGAGGTAAGATCCCGATGGGGTTAGGGTCGAGGAAGACGAGCTTTCGTCCATTGCTGCTCATTTGATTTTGGTCGAGAGGCTTTTGGGGGTTAATTTTGCTCGCTCAACGGACGTCGCTTTCTGATGATTTATTATATTGATGGTCTTAGCGCATGCTCTGGGTATGGCGTCGATGCTTTCATGAAAGCTACGAGATCGGTGTTTGACTTTGTGGTTGTCCTTGTTCTCGTTCTTGAACGGGGGAGGTAGATGCCGGTCGGCTGCGCTTGTGACGATGTAAACGAGGGTGGATTCTTGATTTGTTCACTTCCCTGGATTACAGAATCTACCAACCACCCGTCAAGAATTTGTGAAATTACGCAGAGTGCCCGTGAACAccacaaaattaatttgtgtACCGTTATGGCCACCATATAATCCCTAAAATAATTGGGGTGAACATCTTTCCTATctagaatataaattatatttcaattaaacatattaaaatgaataatGCAATTACATAATTTGAGGGTCCATTCGTTTCGCAGAAAATAGTTCATttccagaaaatgttttctcagaagtcattttccaaaaaaataataatattttttggtgttcggctaaacttgaaaatgtttcggaaaatattttctggtgttcagaaggaaaatactttctaaGACTTCACCGCTTAGGCATGCATCACTTAACAACCTATGAATttttcaaatatgaacttgcctttaaatTCGGGTAAACTTGCTCCATATATTTGTTCCTTCATTGTTACCAAACGTtcatctatttaaaaaaatgtccgtatggattttaaaaagaagtaaaagagaaaagaagcaaagcatataCAACTCAAATGACAATCTTCCAACCCTGTATAGCCGGCAGCCGGGCGGATAAACCCTGCCTTGACGAGTAAACCCGTGAGTAATGTTAGCGgatgacccaccaccccgatGTCACACTTAAGACTCCAATCGACCAtgaggggattcgaactcctcccatTCGTGAGGGGAAGAAAGCCCAAACCATCGCGGCCATCAAGGCGGTGGTCTCTTTgcgtctgttttttttttttttttttggtaaaaggtaagaattcattgcgtcttttgtgttctaacaaacaaaagaaaaaaagaaacaaagtatGTAGAGCCCTTTGCTTGAGCAATGCACAACTATAAGGTaggataaataaagaaaatgataaacaaGAGTGCAAAGCATGAGCTTGAGATCAACAAGCTTGAGGTTCACCTAGCAACGGTCGACGACtaaccaagaaagaagaaagaaaagaaaaaggaaaaaaaaagaaatagaaaagaaaaatgaaattaaaaattattcgaattaaaaaataaaaagaaaataaaaaataatttgaataaagaaagaaaagaagaagaagaaagaggaggagaaagtgatgatttgtagaggt
The sequence above is drawn from the Eucalyptus grandis isolate ANBG69807.140 chromosome 11, ASM1654582v1, whole genome shotgun sequence genome and encodes:
- the LOC104427702 gene encoding RING-H2 finger protein ATL52-like; amino-acid sequence: MDESSSSSTLTPSGSYLTPFLLSMTGIVATSFAIVAYHVLCVHCCARRRQLPANNPPGERQNSVARTGGVEEKVLRAIPVLSYSSKGNRLFRVDQSECAVCLGELADCEAVRLLPACRHAFHVPCIDQWFSAHSNCPVCRSPVAGPPAGAADDLLAMTTASSSGRGDAGGSDGPSPSSSLLQRCVSLNVLVSTPSDSALSRDIIINVEEDREDACSSSSNDDPTSSLLEKGVVLSNSRSLGERSARQLDSLSSKLLGSFVQLSSSCGGDANLPC